In the genome of Pseudomonas sp. LBUM920, one region contains:
- a CDS encoding ABC transporter ATP-binding protein — protein MASLSLTDLTWTPPGHDHCNHQFQLRDASLQVGAGEFVGLIGPNGSGKTSLLRCAYRFTKPEHGDVLLEHQNVWKHSAKWCAQRIAVVLQEFPDAFGVRVDEVVAMGRTPHKGLFDGDTLHDRQLIQAALASVGMQGFEDHAFATLSGGEKQRVILARALAQQPQLLILDEPTNHLDPRYQLELLRLIKRLNIGTLASIHDLNLAAAFCDRLYVINHGRIVASGTPHHVLTAELLRDVFGVDALIDTHPLSGYPRITWITQP, from the coding sequence ATGGCCTCACTCTCACTCACCGACCTGACCTGGACCCCGCCGGGCCACGACCACTGCAATCACCAGTTCCAACTGCGTGACGCCAGCCTGCAGGTCGGTGCGGGGGAGTTTGTCGGGCTGATCGGTCCCAATGGCAGTGGTAAAACCAGCCTGTTGCGCTGCGCCTATCGCTTCACCAAACCGGAGCACGGCGACGTACTGCTCGAACACCAAAACGTCTGGAAGCACAGCGCCAAGTGGTGCGCACAACGCATCGCCGTGGTGCTGCAGGAATTTCCCGACGCCTTCGGTGTACGCGTGGATGAAGTGGTCGCCATGGGCCGCACGCCTCATAAAGGCTTGTTCGATGGCGACACGCTTCACGACCGACAATTGATTCAAGCAGCGCTGGCATCAGTCGGCATGCAGGGCTTTGAAGACCATGCGTTCGCCACCCTCTCGGGCGGTGAAAAGCAGCGCGTCATCCTCGCCCGCGCGTTGGCCCAGCAACCGCAATTGCTGATCCTCGACGAACCGACCAATCACCTCGACCCGCGTTATCAGCTTGAGCTACTGCGGCTGATCAAACGCCTGAACATCGGCACCCTGGCGAGCATCCACGACCTGAACCTGGCCGCCGCCTTCTGCGACCGCCTGTACGTGATCAACCACGGGCGCATCGTCGCCAGCGGCACACCTCACCACGTGCTGACCGCCGAATTGCTGCGTGACGTGTTTGGTGTTGACGCACTGATCGACACTCACCCCTTGTCCGGCTACCCCCGAATCACCTGGATAACCCAACCATGA
- a CDS encoding copper chaperone PCu(A)C, giving the protein MLKSSLLLAALLLPVCVAANADDYKAGDLLVSDPWSQELPPNAPTVAAYFVIHNAGETPDRLLGVETPVADKAELHEHVMQGDLMKMQQVPSVAVPAKGDLTFAPMAYHVMLLGLKDRSLLADGKQFPLTLTFEKAGKVEVEVSVQKTPPAAGHESMHAQ; this is encoded by the coding sequence ATGCTCAAATCTTCCCTGCTTCTGGCTGCGTTGTTGCTGCCGGTGTGTGTTGCTGCGAATGCCGATGACTACAAGGCCGGCGACCTGCTGGTCAGCGATCCCTGGTCACAGGAGCTGCCACCGAATGCGCCGACCGTCGCTGCGTATTTCGTGATTCATAACGCCGGCGAAACGCCGGACCGCCTGCTTGGCGTCGAGACGCCGGTAGCGGACAAAGCCGAGCTTCACGAGCATGTGATGCAAGGCGACTTGATGAAGATGCAACAAGTGCCCAGCGTTGCCGTGCCGGCCAAGGGGGATTTGACCTTCGCGCCAATGGCCTATCACGTGATGCTGCTGGGCCTCAAAGACCGCAGCCTGTTGGCCGACGGCAAGCAATTCCCACTGACCCTGACGTTCGAAAAAGCCGGCAAGGTTGAAGTCGAAGTTTCGGTTCAGAAAACGCCGCCAGCGGCTGGCCACGAGTCTATGCACGCTCAATAG
- a CDS encoding TonB-dependent siderophore receptor gives MNKYLAPGLCLLALHTSAQALTLPASPVTATAVDDQRVDLNTPTTAGSRLNLTALQTPGSVESQTGERIRERGDASVQDAISRATGISRTGTPGDGGTSLQARGFTGQSAVLQLYDGQRMFDGAGTSTFPVDTWSVERVDVLRGPASVIYGQGATGAVINTLPKKPFEGEIENHLRLGYGSYDRQQQALDSGGSLTDTLSYRLNINRLRSNGFVARGDSASDFVSGALRWQPADNLSVTLAHDYGDQTPQNYYGTPLINGQLHKSLRDKNYNVSDDKQHYNDQWTRLTSEWQINDNVTATNELSYLKNQRRWQNAESYNYVDGGLVRQSYLGIKHDQEQVGDRQTFTFKHTLLGLDSQTVTGIEYNRIRFRLASNAPFDDLPGGGQPVDINHPVPQPFESDSPFIAQSVSTTKQLAAFAENRLQLTDKLSLITGARRDYLHIDSNDLTTANQDADRTLTGNNWKAGLVYAITPDTSVYGQYATSTDGVGSLISLSPSQQQFGLSTAKQAEVGIKQAFWDSRGEWTLAAYHIVKKKLLTNIPGTTLQQQVGQQSSTGLEASLDLQLPNAWQLQANAAIVRAKYDDFSEVVNGQAVSRAGNRPVDVPNRTANLWLSKAVTDNVRAGAGVRYVSARYADTANSSEVPSYTVADATVSWKAMRNTTLGLELNNLFNRTYAVSQYNNGQQWILGEPRSFFVTVDYTF, from the coding sequence ATGAACAAGTACCTAGCGCCCGGCCTGTGCCTGCTCGCCCTGCACACCAGTGCCCAGGCCCTGACCCTGCCCGCCAGCCCCGTCACCGCAACCGCCGTGGATGACCAACGCGTCGACCTCAACACCCCGACCACTGCGGGCTCGCGCCTGAACCTTACGGCCCTGCAAACCCCTGGCAGTGTTGAAAGCCAGACCGGCGAAAGAATCCGCGAACGCGGCGACGCCAGTGTGCAGGACGCTATCTCGCGCGCCACCGGCATCAGCCGCACCGGCACGCCGGGCGACGGCGGCACCTCGTTGCAGGCGCGCGGCTTTACCGGGCAGAGTGCAGTGCTGCAACTGTACGACGGCCAGCGCATGTTCGATGGCGCGGGCACGTCCACCTTCCCGGTAGACACCTGGTCGGTTGAACGCGTGGATGTGTTGCGCGGCCCCGCCTCGGTGATCTACGGCCAGGGCGCCACGGGCGCGGTGATCAACACCCTGCCGAAAAAGCCGTTTGAGGGCGAGATCGAAAACCACCTGCGCCTCGGCTACGGTTCCTATGACCGCCAGCAGCAAGCCCTGGACAGCGGCGGCTCGCTGACCGACACCCTGAGCTACCGCCTCAACATCAACCGCCTGCGCAGCAACGGCTTCGTCGCGCGTGGCGACTCTGCCAGCGACTTTGTCAGCGGCGCCCTGCGCTGGCAGCCGGCCGACAACCTGAGCGTCACCCTGGCACACGACTATGGCGACCAGACCCCGCAGAATTACTACGGCACGCCGCTGATCAATGGCCAGTTGCACAAAAGCCTGCGCGACAAAAACTACAACGTCAGCGACGACAAACAGCACTACAACGACCAGTGGACACGCCTGACCAGCGAGTGGCAGATCAACGACAACGTCACGGCCACCAACGAGCTGTCGTACCTGAAAAACCAGCGTCGCTGGCAAAACGCCGAGAGCTACAACTATGTGGACGGCGGGCTCGTACGCCAGAGCTACCTGGGCATCAAGCACGATCAGGAGCAGGTCGGCGATCGCCAGACCTTCACCTTCAAACACACCCTGTTGGGCCTCGACAGCCAGACCGTGACAGGTATCGAGTACAACCGTATTCGCTTCCGTCTGGCGAGCAACGCGCCCTTCGACGACCTGCCGGGTGGCGGCCAGCCGGTGGACATCAACCATCCCGTGCCACAACCGTTTGAAAGCGACAGCCCCTTTATTGCGCAGTCGGTCAGCACCACCAAACAGCTCGCCGCCTTCGCTGAAAACCGCCTGCAACTGACCGATAAACTGTCGCTGATCACCGGCGCGCGCCGTGACTATCTGCACATCGACAGCAACGACCTGACCACAGCGAACCAGGACGCCGACAGAACCCTCACCGGCAACAACTGGAAAGCTGGCCTGGTCTACGCGATCACCCCGGACACTTCGGTCTACGGCCAATACGCCACCAGCACCGACGGCGTCGGCAGCCTGATCAGCTTGAGCCCGAGCCAGCAGCAGTTTGGCTTGTCCACTGCCAAGCAAGCCGAAGTCGGTATCAAGCAGGCATTCTGGGACTCGCGCGGCGAGTGGACGCTGGCGGCCTATCACATCGTCAAAAAGAAGCTGTTGACCAACATCCCCGGCACCACGCTGCAACAACAAGTCGGCCAGCAATCCTCGACCGGCCTGGAAGCCAGCCTCGACCTGCAACTGCCGAACGCCTGGCAATTGCAAGCGAACGCCGCCATCGTGCGGGCCAAGTACGACGACTTTTCCGAAGTGGTGAATGGCCAGGCGGTGTCCCGCGCCGGCAACCGCCCGGTGGACGTCCCCAACCGTACTGCCAACCTGTGGCTGAGCAAGGCCGTGACCGATAATGTGCGCGCCGGTGCCGGGGTGCGTTACGTCAGCGCGCGGTATGCCGACACCGCCAACAGCAGCGAGGTGCCGAGCTACACCGTGGCCGACGCGACCGTGTCGTGGAAGGCGATGCGCAACACCACGCTGGGCCTGGAGCTGAACAACCTGTTCAACCGCACTTACGCTGTCAGCCAGTACAACAACGGCCAGCAGTGGATTTTGGGTGAGCCACGTTCATTCTTCGTGACGGTGGATTACACCTTTTAA
- a CDS encoding ABC transporter substrate-binding protein, with the protein MTLRALLSLALMFGTAQAFAQATHYPVTVKSCNRDVTFQQAPKHAVSHDINMTQMMLALGLKPQMAGYSGVTGWKSVTPQMASSLDGLPELASKYPSVETLLNANVDFLFAGWDYGMRVGGDLTPQTLQPLGINVYELTESCAFVMKRPAATLEDTYNDLRNLGRIFDVQDRANALIAQMQAHVAEVQRHLPAEKPRVFLYDSGEDRAMTSGRLGMPQALIEAAGGRNILDDIDASWTRVNWETVVERNPQVIVIVDYSEVTAEQKAHFLLNNPALQSVDAIRNQRFIVIPYVQATPGIDNVLAVETLAKGFHGE; encoded by the coding sequence ATGACCCTGCGCGCCCTGTTGTCTCTCGCCCTGATGTTCGGCACTGCCCAAGCGTTCGCCCAAGCGACCCATTACCCGGTGACCGTCAAAAGCTGCAACCGCGACGTGACCTTTCAGCAAGCGCCCAAACATGCGGTCAGCCACGACATCAACATGACCCAGATGATGCTCGCGCTCGGCCTCAAGCCGCAGATGGCCGGCTACAGCGGAGTGACCGGCTGGAAGTCGGTCACTCCGCAAATGGCCAGCAGCCTCGACGGCCTGCCGGAGTTGGCGAGCAAGTACCCGTCGGTGGAAACGCTGCTCAATGCCAACGTCGATTTCCTCTTCGCCGGCTGGGACTACGGCATGCGCGTGGGCGGCGACCTCACGCCGCAAACCCTGCAACCTTTGGGCATCAACGTGTATGAGCTGACCGAGTCGTGCGCCTTTGTGATGAAGCGCCCCGCCGCCACCCTGGAAGACACCTATAACGACCTGCGCAACCTGGGCAGGATCTTCGACGTGCAGGACCGCGCCAATGCCTTGATCGCGCAGATGCAGGCGCACGTTGCCGAGGTGCAAAGACACCTGCCCGCCGAGAAGCCTCGCGTGTTCCTCTACGACAGCGGCGAAGACCGCGCCATGACCTCCGGCCGCCTGGGCATGCCGCAGGCGCTGATCGAGGCCGCCGGTGGGCGCAATATTCTCGATGACATCGACGCCAGCTGGACCCGCGTCAACTGGGAAACGGTGGTGGAACGCAACCCGCAGGTGATCGTGATCGTCGATTACAGCGAAGTCACAGCCGAGCAAAAGGCGCACTTTCTGCTCAACAACCCGGCCCTGCAATCGGTGGACGCCATCCGTAATCAGCGCTTTATCGTGATCCCCTACGTGCAGGCCACGCCGGGCATCGATAACGTGCTGGCGGTGGAAACCCTGGCCAAGGGGTTCCACGGCGAATGA
- a CDS encoding PepSY domain-containing protein produces MTTQKISFYNLAWRWHFYAGLFVAPFMVLLALTGIIYLFKPQLDPLMYADLLTVQSAEHALSADEQLQRAQAAFPQGKISKYLPPADATSSAQFVMHDNGREVTVFVDPYRGTVLGEQDAKYNLQAIARALHGELMIGTVGDRLVELAAGWGVMLVVSGLYLWWPRGKSSAGVLLPRFNARGRVFWRDMHAVAGFWGAAFLLVMLLSGMTWTGFWGKQYAALWNRFPAAMWNTVPQSDQQARSLNTASQQTVPWAMENTPMPMSGDHAEHMNHGAMHSGPAAPTVRLQQVVDLANARQVEPGYSITFPSTADGVFTVAVFANDPRNDATLHVDQYTGKVLADVRWEHYNTVARATETGVMLHEGKMFGWVNQLIVLLICLMILLSAVSGVVIWWKRRPAGGLGVPPLRHDVPKWKTAMGIMLALAIIFPLVGASLIGVWALDRLVLARVFNQRESTSGSA; encoded by the coding sequence ATGACCACTCAAAAGATTTCCTTCTACAACCTGGCCTGGCGCTGGCACTTCTACGCCGGGCTTTTCGTCGCGCCTTTCATGGTGCTGCTGGCCCTCACCGGCATCATCTACCTGTTCAAACCCCAGCTCGACCCGCTGATGTACGCCGACCTGCTCACCGTGCAAAGCGCCGAACACGCCTTGAGTGCCGACGAGCAATTACAGCGTGCGCAGGCAGCCTTTCCCCAGGGCAAAATCAGTAAATACCTGCCACCGGCCGACGCCACCAGCAGCGCGCAGTTCGTGATGCATGACAACGGCCGCGAAGTGACCGTATTCGTGGACCCGTACCGCGGCACCGTGCTTGGCGAACAGGATGCCAAATACAACCTGCAAGCCATCGCCCGCGCACTCCACGGTGAGCTGATGATCGGCACCGTCGGCGACCGCCTGGTGGAACTCGCCGCCGGTTGGGGCGTGATGCTGGTGGTGTCCGGCCTGTACCTGTGGTGGCCGCGCGGCAAGTCGTCGGCCGGGGTGTTATTGCCACGGTTCAACGCGCGTGGGCGCGTGTTCTGGCGCGACATGCACGCCGTCGCCGGTTTCTGGGGGGCGGCGTTTTTATTGGTGATGCTGCTCAGCGGCATGACCTGGACCGGCTTCTGGGGCAAGCAATACGCCGCGTTGTGGAATCGCTTTCCGGCGGCGATGTGGAACACCGTGCCGCAGTCGGATCAGCAGGCGCGCAGCCTCAATACCGCCAGCCAGCAAACCGTGCCGTGGGCGATGGAAAACACGCCGATGCCAATGTCCGGCGACCACGCCGAACACATGAACCACGGCGCCATGCATTCGGGCCCGGCTGCGCCAACCGTGCGTTTGCAGCAGGTGGTCGATCTGGCCAATGCTCGCCAGGTTGAGCCCGGCTACAGCATCACCTTTCCCAGCACCGCCGACGGTGTGTTCACCGTCGCGGTGTTCGCCAACGACCCACGCAACGACGCGACCCTGCACGTGGACCAATACACCGGCAAGGTGCTCGCCGATGTGCGCTGGGAACACTACAACACGGTGGCGCGCGCCACCGAAACGGGTGTGATGCTGCACGAAGGCAAGATGTTCGGTTGGGTCAACCAACTGATCGTGCTGCTGATCTGCCTGATGATTTTGCTCAGCGCGGTGAGTGGCGTGGTGATCTGGTGGAAACGCCGGCCTGCCGGTGGCCTGGGTGTGCCGCCGCTGCGCCATGACGTGCCGAAGTGGAAAACCGCGATGGGGATCATGCTCGCGCTGGCGATCATTTTCCCCTTGGTCGGCGCCTCGTTGATCGGGGTGTGGGCATTGGATCGGCTGGTATTGGCGCGCGTGTTCAACCAACGTGAATCTACCTCAGGTTCTGCATGA
- a CDS encoding DUF2946 domain-containing protein: protein MRASWISLFAMLMIFIGPLISQAMPMDHHAGMSMEMSMDMPSCHGDAPQHSKAPDKHHVLWEKCGYCSLLFSCPALPGSVSYITLGTAPPANALTPAPRLGHARQSIFPGARSRAPPITA from the coding sequence ATGCGCGCCAGCTGGATCAGCCTGTTCGCCATGCTGATGATCTTTATCGGTCCGCTGATTTCCCAAGCGATGCCGATGGATCATCACGCCGGTATGTCGATGGAAATGTCCATGGACATGCCCAGCTGCCATGGCGATGCACCGCAACACAGCAAAGCGCCTGACAAGCACCACGTGCTCTGGGAAAAGTGCGGCTATTGCAGCCTGCTCTTCAGTTGCCCGGCCCTGCCCGGCAGCGTGTCCTATATCACCCTCGGCACCGCGCCACCCGCCAACGCCCTCACCCCCGCCCCACGCCTGGGCCATGCCCGGCAGAGCATTTTCCCCGGCGCCCGCAGCCGCGCGCCCCCCATCACCGCGTAA
- a CDS encoding iron ABC transporter permease: protein MITRRYVLLLSALGALLLVSCVISLGFGSARVPVDVVWHILLNKAFGLGEVNWSTGQEHIVWLIRVPRMLLGALVGAGLALIGAVLQAVTRNPLADPHLLGVTSGATLGAVIVVLHVGEIIGLLTLPIAAFIGALLSMLVVLAVASRNGRLESDRLLLCGVAVSFVMMAAANLLLFMGDHRAASAVMFWMLGGLGLARWELLTIPCITVLLGLLLLLSMARPLNALMAGEQTAVTLGLNARTVRLKVFLVASLMTAVLVSISGSIGFVGLMVPHIARRLVGAEHRRLLPVCVLLGSVFLVWVDVAARTLIAPEDLPIGVATAAIGGLFFIGLMRKR from the coding sequence ATGATCACGCGGCGCTACGTACTGCTGTTAAGCGCCCTGGGTGCGTTGCTGTTGGTCTCCTGCGTGATTTCGCTGGGGTTCGGCTCGGCGCGGGTGCCGGTAGACGTGGTGTGGCACATTTTGCTGAACAAGGCGTTCGGCCTCGGTGAAGTGAATTGGAGCACCGGGCAGGAACACATCGTCTGGCTGATCCGCGTGCCGCGCATGCTGCTCGGTGCACTGGTGGGCGCCGGGCTGGCGCTGATCGGTGCGGTGTTGCAAGCGGTGACGCGCAACCCGCTGGCCGACCCGCACCTGCTGGGCGTGACCTCCGGCGCCACCCTCGGCGCGGTGATCGTGGTGCTGCATGTGGGGGAAATCATCGGCCTGCTCACGCTGCCCATCGCCGCCTTTATCGGCGCGCTGCTGAGCATGCTGGTGGTGCTGGCGGTGGCGAGCCGCAACGGGCGACTGGAGAGCGATCGCCTGCTGCTGTGCGGCGTGGCCGTGTCGTTTGTCATGATGGCGGCAGCCAACCTGTTGCTGTTCATGGGCGACCACCGCGCCGCGTCGGCGGTGATGTTCTGGATGCTTGGCGGGCTCGGGCTCGCACGTTGGGAGCTGCTGACGATTCCGTGTATCACGGTGCTGCTGGGCCTGTTGTTGTTGCTGAGCATGGCGCGCCCGCTCAATGCCTTGATGGCCGGCGAACAGACCGCCGTGACCCTCGGCCTCAACGCACGCACTGTGCGGCTGAAGGTGTTCCTGGTCGCCTCGTTGATGACCGCAGTGCTGGTGTCGATCAGCGGCTCCATCGGTTTTGTGGGGCTGATGGTGCCGCACATTGCCCGGCGCCTGGTCGGCGCCGAGCATCGGCGTCTATTGCCGGTGTGCGTGCTGCTGGGCAGCGTGTTCCTGGTGTGGGTCGACGTGGCCGCACGCACGCTGATCGCCCCCGAGGATTTGCCGATCGGCGTGGCCACGGCGGCGATTGGCGGGCTGTTTTTTATCGGGCTGATGCGCAAGCGCTGA
- a CDS encoding TonB-dependent copper receptor, translating into MSRFSADTRMGCTPVFAVLCGALLVPQVHADDHELSPTVITAIAPSSPLTVITNPKDPRQPVPASDGGDYFKTIPGFALVRNGGTNGDPVLRGMFGSRLNILTNGGMMLGACPGRMDAPTSYISPETYDKLTVIKGPQTVLWGPGASAGTILFEREPEQFGELGTRVNASVLAGSNGRFDKVIDAAAGGPLGYVRVIGNQAHADDYKDGNNDTVASRYDKWNGDVAVGFTPDADTLLELTAGRGDGEARYAGRGMDGSQFLRESLGLRFEKSNIGEVLDKFEAQVYYNYADHVMDNYSLRTPSGTGMMAGPMASNVDRRTLGARIKATWRWADVQLISGLDAQTNEHRQRSSMGVDTYKDLPRNKDANFHNYGVFGELTWYAADRDRLITGARLDRASAKDFRQTTGSGMMSRPNPTADDTRADTLPSGFVRYEHDLADSPTTVYAGLGHSERFPDYWELFSPNTGAVGSVNAFEGVKPEKTTQLDFGAQYKTADVEAWASAYVGQVRDFILFDYTPGMMGTTSQARNVDARIMGGELGAAYKLTRHWKADASLAYAWGKNTSDGKALPQMPPLDARFGLTYSEDDWSAGALWRVVAAQNRIDPNKGNVVGKDFDKSGGFGVFSLNAAYRINKHFKVSTGVDNLFGKAYAEHLNLAGNAGFGYPASDPQAIKEPGRTLWTKVDMSF; encoded by the coding sequence ATGTCCAGGTTTTCTGCTGACACCCGTATGGGATGTACCCCCGTTTTCGCTGTTCTGTGTGGCGCACTGTTGGTGCCACAGGTACACGCCGACGATCATGAGTTAAGCCCCACGGTGATCACCGCGATTGCTCCCAGCTCGCCGCTGACCGTGATCACCAACCCCAAAGACCCGCGCCAACCGGTGCCGGCCAGCGATGGCGGCGACTACTTCAAGACCATCCCCGGCTTCGCCCTGGTGCGCAACGGCGGCACCAATGGCGACCCGGTGCTGCGCGGCATGTTCGGCTCGCGCCTGAATATCCTCACCAATGGCGGCATGATGCTCGGCGCCTGCCCAGGCCGGATGGACGCACCGACCTCCTACATTTCGCCGGAAACCTACGACAAGCTCACCGTGATCAAAGGCCCGCAAACCGTACTCTGGGGCCCGGGCGCGTCGGCCGGCACCATTCTGTTCGAGCGTGAGCCGGAGCAGTTCGGCGAGCTGGGCACGCGGGTCAACGCCAGCGTGCTGGCCGGCTCCAACGGGCGCTTCGACAAAGTCATCGATGCCGCCGCCGGCGGGCCGCTGGGCTACGTGCGCGTGATCGGCAACCAGGCACACGCCGATGACTACAAGGACGGCAACAACGACACGGTTGCCTCGCGCTACGACAAGTGGAACGGCGATGTCGCCGTCGGTTTTACCCCCGACGCCGACACCCTGCTGGAACTTACCGCCGGCCGTGGCGATGGCGAAGCACGCTACGCCGGGCGCGGCATGGACGGTTCGCAGTTCCTGCGCGAAAGCCTGGGCCTGCGCTTCGAAAAATCCAACATCGGCGAGGTGCTGGATAAATTTGAAGCCCAGGTCTACTACAACTACGCCGACCATGTGATGGACAACTACAGCCTGCGCACGCCGTCCGGCACCGGCATGATGGCCGGGCCCATGGCCTCCAACGTCGACCGCCGCACCCTCGGCGCGCGGATCAAGGCCACCTGGCGCTGGGCCGATGTGCAACTGATCAGCGGCCTGGATGCGCAGACCAACGAGCACCGCCAGCGCAGCAGCATGGGCGTCGACACCTACAAGGATCTGCCGCGCAACAAGGACGCCAACTTCCACAACTATGGCGTGTTCGGCGAACTGACCTGGTACGCCGCCGACCGCGATCGCCTGATCACCGGCGCGCGCCTGGACCGCGCCTCGGCCAAGGATTTTCGCCAGACGACCGGTTCAGGGATGATGTCCCGCCCCAACCCGACCGCCGACGACACCCGCGCCGATACGCTGCCGTCTGGCTTTGTGCGCTATGAGCACGACTTGGCCGACAGCCCCACCACTGTCTACGCCGGGCTGGGCCATTCGGAACGTTTCCCGGATTACTGGGAGCTGTTTTCCCCTAATACCGGCGCGGTCGGTTCAGTGAATGCTTTCGAGGGTGTGAAGCCGGAAAAAACCACCCAACTCGACTTCGGCGCGCAGTACAAAACCGCTGACGTGGAAGCCTGGGCCTCGGCTTATGTCGGCCAGGTGCGCGACTTCATCCTGTTCGACTACACGCCCGGCATGATGGGCACCACCTCCCAGGCGCGTAACGTCGATGCCCGCATCATGGGCGGCGAACTCGGCGCGGCGTACAAGCTGACGCGCCACTGGAAGGCCGATGCCAGCCTCGCCTACGCCTGGGGCAAGAACACCAGCGACGGCAAGGCCCTGCCGCAAATGCCGCCGCTGGACGCGCGTTTCGGCCTGACCTACAGCGAAGACGACTGGAGCGCCGGTGCCTTGTGGCGCGTGGTGGCAGCGCAAAACCGCATCGACCCGAACAAGGGCAACGTGGTCGGCAAAGACTTCGACAAAAGCGGCGGCTTTGGCGTGTTCTCGCTGAACGCGGCGTACCGCATCAATAAGCACTTCAAGGTCAGCACCGGCGTCGACAACCTGTTTGGCAAAGCCTATGCCGAGCACTTGAACCTGGCCGGCAACGCCGGCTTCGGCTACCCGGCCAGCGACCCGCAAGCCATCAAGGAACCGGGGCGCACGCTTTGGACCAAGGTGGACATGAGCTTCTAA